A DNA window from Pseudomonas sp. B21-056 contains the following coding sequences:
- a CDS encoding aspartyl/asparaginyl beta-hydroxylase domain-containing protein: MTVSFVAKASVLLLFLGSTLYVHLRGKARLPVLRQFVNHSALFAPYNTLMYLFSGVPSRPYLDRSKFPELDVLKDNWQVIRDEAMHLFDEGYIRAAEKNNDAGFGSFFKKGWKRFYLKWYDKPLPSAEVLCPRTVELVNRIPNVRGAMFALLPGDSHLNPHRDPFAGSLRYHLGLSTPNSDDCRIFVDGQIYAWRDGEDVMFDETYVHWVKNETPKTRVILFCDVERPLSNRLMTRLNRAVSGILGRATAPQNLDDERVGGINQAYAWSKSFSDGISGRVKQWKRKHPKVYRVMRPVLAVVVLTALGYWLFG; this comes from the coding sequence ATGACCGTTTCGTTTGTCGCCAAGGCGTCGGTACTGCTGCTGTTCCTGGGCAGTACCCTGTATGTGCACCTGCGCGGCAAGGCGCGTCTACCGGTGTTGCGCCAGTTCGTCAATCATTCGGCGCTGTTCGCCCCCTATAACACACTGATGTACTTGTTCTCTGGCGTACCTTCCAGGCCGTACCTGGACCGCAGCAAGTTCCCTGAACTGGATGTGCTCAAGGACAACTGGCAGGTCATCCGCGACGAGGCGATGCACCTGTTCGACGAGGGTTACATCCGGGCGGCCGAAAAGAACAACGACGCCGGTTTCGGCTCGTTCTTCAAGAAAGGCTGGAAGCGCTTCTACCTCAAGTGGTACGACAAACCGCTACCGTCGGCCGAAGTGCTATGCCCAAGAACCGTCGAGCTGGTCAACCGGATCCCCAACGTCCGCGGCGCGATGTTTGCGCTGCTGCCGGGCGATAGCCATTTGAACCCCCATCGCGATCCGTTTGCCGGCTCGTTGCGCTATCACCTGGGGCTTTCCACGCCCAACTCCGACGATTGCCGGATCTTTGTCGATGGCCAGATCTATGCGTGGCGCGACGGCGAGGATGTGATGTTCGATGAAACCTATGTCCACTGGGTCAAGAATGAAACACCCAAGACCCGCGTGATCCTGTTCTGCGACGTCGAGCGCCCCTTGAGCAACCGGTTGATGACTCGCCTCAATCGTGCTGTCAGCGGCATCCTCGGTCGCGCCACCGCGCCGCAGAATCTGGATGACGAACGCGTTGGTGGCATCAACCAGGCCTACGCCTGGAGCAAGTCGTTCAGCGATGGCATCAGCGGCCGGGTCAAGCAATGGAAACGCAAGCATCCCAAGGTGTATCGGGTGATGCGTCCGGTGCTGGCGGTGGTGGTGCTGACGGCGCTTGGCTATTGGCTGTTCGGTTAG
- a CDS encoding DMT family transporter, with amino-acid sequence MFSLSKNALLAAASTSLFVLLWSSGAIFSKLGLAHASPFAFLLIRFAIALCALVLLIPVFRFQLPKAGRPMVYATATGLVLLGAYQIFYLLALQMNVTPGVMATLMGIQPILTVVLVERQRSWQRLFGLALGLVGLIMVVYQGIGLAGMSLTGMLCGLLALVFMTAGSIMQKRITDNPLGTLPVQYLAGLVLCAVFVPFQPFHFERNAGFIVPVLWMGLVVSVLATLLLYRLIARGNLVNVTSLFYLVPAVTAVMDYLVFGNRLALLSLLGMVLIVVGLVFVFRKSG; translated from the coding sequence ATGTTTTCCCTCTCCAAGAACGCCTTATTGGCGGCGGCTTCCACGAGCCTGTTCGTCCTGCTGTGGAGCAGCGGGGCAATCTTTTCCAAACTGGGCCTGGCCCATGCGTCACCTTTTGCTTTTCTGCTGATCCGTTTTGCCATTGCACTGTGCGCATTGGTGCTCTTGATCCCGGTGTTCAGGTTCCAGTTGCCCAAGGCCGGCAGGCCGATGGTCTATGCCACGGCCACCGGGTTGGTGCTGCTGGGGGCCTATCAGATTTTTTATCTGCTGGCCCTGCAAATGAACGTGACACCTGGGGTGATGGCAACCCTGATGGGCATACAGCCGATCCTCACGGTGGTGCTCGTGGAGCGTCAGCGTTCCTGGCAGCGGCTGTTCGGCCTGGCGCTCGGGTTGGTCGGGTTGATCATGGTGGTGTACCAGGGCATCGGGCTGGCCGGCATGTCCTTGACCGGGATGCTGTGCGGGTTGCTGGCGCTGGTGTTCATGACCGCCGGCTCGATCATGCAAAAGCGCATTACCGATAATCCCCTCGGCACGCTGCCGGTGCAGTATCTGGCCGGGCTGGTACTGTGCGCGGTGTTCGTGCCGTTCCAGCCCTTCCATTTCGAGCGCAACGCGGGCTTTATCGTGCCGGTGCTATGGATGGGATTGGTGGTGTCGGTGCTGGCGACCTTGCTGCTTTACCGGCTGATCGCACGGGGCAACCTGGTGAATGTCACCAGCCTGTTCTACCTGGTGCCGGCGGTGACGGCGGTCATGGATTACCTGGTATTCGGCAACCGGCTGGCGCTGTTGAGCTTGCTGGGGATGGTGCTGATCGTTGTCGGGCTGGTGTTTGTGTTTCGTAAAAGTGGCTGA
- a CDS encoding DMT family transporter, whose protein sequence is MNLVDLLRLLSLAAIWGASFLFMRIIAPIIGTIPTAFFRVSIAFVGLVVILALMRVDWNFRGKLKIVMGLGLINSGIPATFYSLAAQTLPAGYSAIFNATTPLMGVLIGGLFFSEQLTLAKVSGVFLGLLGVGILTRAGPVAFDLQLLMGALACLMATTCYGFAGFFTRRWLDQQGGLDSRLSTLGSMFGATMFLLPLFGYSVISHPPASWGGWNVWLSLLGLGLVCTALAYILYFRLISSIGPVKSMTVTFLIPPFGVLWGALLLDEPLGMAHLYGGVLIAAALWLVLKPAAQKPVEVSAR, encoded by the coding sequence GTGAACCTCGTCGATCTCCTGCGTTTGCTGTCATTGGCCGCCATCTGGGGGGCGAGCTTTCTGTTCATGCGCATTATCGCGCCTATCATCGGCACGATCCCCACCGCGTTTTTTCGTGTCTCCATCGCCTTTGTCGGCTTGGTGGTGATCCTGGCGCTGATGCGGGTCGACTGGAATTTCCGCGGCAAGCTGAAAATCGTGATGGGGCTGGGCCTGATCAATTCAGGCATTCCGGCGACCTTCTACTCGTTGGCGGCCCAGACCCTTCCGGCCGGTTACTCGGCAATTTTCAACGCCACGACGCCCCTGATGGGAGTGTTGATCGGCGGGCTGTTCTTCAGCGAGCAGCTTACGCTGGCCAAGGTCAGCGGCGTGTTCCTGGGATTGCTCGGCGTCGGCATCCTGACCCGCGCCGGCCCGGTGGCCTTCGACCTGCAACTGCTGATGGGTGCCCTCGCCTGCCTGATGGCCACCACCTGTTATGGCTTCGCCGGTTTCTTCACCCGTCGCTGGCTCGATCAGCAAGGTGGGCTGGACAGCCGTCTCTCGACCCTGGGCAGCATGTTCGGCGCCACGATGTTCCTGCTGCCGCTGTTCGGCTACAGCGTCATCAGCCACCCCCCGGCCAGCTGGGGTGGCTGGAACGTCTGGCTGTCATTGCTGGGGTTGGGCCTGGTGTGCACCGCGCTGGCGTACATCCTTTATTTCCGGCTGATCAGCTCCATCGGGCCGGTCAAATCCATGACCGTCACCTTCCTGATCCCGCCCTTCGGCGTGCTGTGGGGGGCGTTGTTGCTGGACGAGCCGCTGGGAATGGCGCATCTGTATGGCGGGGTGCTGATTGCGGCAGCGTTGTGGCTGGTGTTGAAGCCAGCGGCGCAGAAGCCGGTTGAGGTGTCTGCCCGATAG
- the aceK gene encoding bifunctional isocitrate dehydrogenase kinase/phosphatase yields the protein MPQPWPASDIARSILDGFDDYREHFRQITDGARTRFEQAQWQEAQAASAARINLYEEKVFETVARLRKAFDAEALMDVGCWPLVKSAYISLIDLRFDDELSETWYNSIFCGLFSHDLISDGTMFIHTTRPSLRRARAAQTRTYKPLGQLDQMLASVFADYRFSEDYADLPGDLQRLEAQLRENLPDWVCKDPELTVELFSSVLYRNKGAYLVGRIYTPGDQWPLVIPLLHREGRGIQIDALITDEAQVSIIFSFTRSYFMVDVPVPAEFIGFLKRILPGKHVAELYTSIGFYKHGKSEFYRALINHLASTDDQFIMAPGVRGMVMSVFTLPGFNTVFKIIKDRFSPSKNVDRATVIEKYRLVKSVDRVGRMADTQEFADFRFPLGKFEPACLEELLEVAPSTVSVEGDTVLIRHCWTERRMTPLNLYLENANEAQVREALEDYGLAIKQLAAANIFPGDMLLKNFGVTRHGRVVFYDYDEICFLTEANFRHIPEPRTPEDEMASEPWYSIGPLDVFPEEFPPFLFADAGQRKLFDQLHGELYNADYWKGLQAAIRAGKVIDVFPYRRKDLDSE from the coding sequence ATGCCGCAGCCATGGCCCGCCAGCGATATCGCCCGCTCGATTCTCGACGGCTTCGACGATTATCGCGAGCATTTCCGGCAGATCACCGACGGTGCCCGTACCCGGTTCGAGCAGGCCCAGTGGCAGGAGGCGCAAGCGGCGTCGGCGGCGCGGATCAATCTGTATGAGGAAAAAGTCTTTGAAACCGTGGCCCGGCTGCGCAAGGCCTTCGACGCCGAGGCGCTGATGGATGTCGGCTGCTGGCCGCTGGTGAAAAGTGCCTACATCAGCCTGATCGACCTGCGTTTCGACGATGAACTGTCCGAGACCTGGTACAACTCGATTTTCTGCGGCCTGTTCAGCCATGACCTGATCAGCGACGGCACCATGTTTATCCACACCACCCGGCCGAGCCTGCGCCGGGCCCGTGCCGCGCAGACCCGTACCTACAAGCCCCTGGGGCAACTGGACCAGATGCTGGCGAGCGTCTTCGCCGACTACCGCTTCAGCGAAGACTACGCCGACTTGCCGGGCGACCTGCAGCGCCTCGAAGCCCAACTGCGGGAAAACCTGCCGGACTGGGTCTGCAAGGACCCGGAACTGACCGTGGAGCTGTTTTCGTCAGTGCTCTATCGCAACAAGGGCGCTTACCTGGTGGGCCGGATCTACACCCCGGGCGACCAGTGGCCGCTGGTGATTCCGTTGTTGCACCGTGAGGGCCGGGGTATCCAGATCGACGCGCTGATCACTGACGAGGCCCAGGTGTCGATCATCTTCTCGTTCACCCGCTCGTATTTCATGGTGGACGTGCCGGTGCCGGCGGAATTCATCGGTTTTCTCAAGCGGATCCTGCCGGGCAAACACGTTGCCGAGCTGTACACCTCCATCGGCTTCTACAAGCACGGCAAGTCCGAATTCTATCGAGCCTTGATCAACCACCTGGCCAGCACCGACGATCAGTTCATCATGGCACCGGGCGTGCGTGGCATGGTCATGAGCGTGTTCACGCTGCCGGGCTTCAACACCGTGTTCAAGATCATCAAGGATCGGTTCTCGCCGTCGAAAAACGTCGACCGCGCCACGGTGATCGAGAAGTACCGCTTGGTGAAAAGTGTCGACCGGGTTGGGCGCATGGCCGATACCCAGGAGTTCGCCGACTTCCGCTTTCCCCTGGGAAAATTCGAACCGGCGTGCCTGGAGGAATTGCTGGAAGTGGCGCCGTCCACGGTGTCGGTGGAAGGCGACACGGTGTTGATCCGCCACTGCTGGACCGAACGCCGGATGACGCCGCTGAACCTGTACCTGGAAAACGCCAACGAGGCCCAGGTGCGCGAAGCGCTGGAAGACTATGGCCTGGCGATCAAGCAACTGGCGGCGGCGAATATTTTCCCTGGCGACATGCTGCTGAAGAACTTCGGCGTGACCCGTCATGGTCGCGTGGTGTTCTACGACTACGACGAGATCTGCTTCCTTACCGAAGCCAACTTCCGCCACATCCCGGAGCCGCGCACGCCGGAAGACGAAATGGCCTCCGAGCCGTGGTACTCCATCGGGCCGCTGGACGTCTTCCCCGAGGAGTTCCCGCCCTTCCTGTTCGCCGACGCCGGGCAGCGCAAGCTGTTCGACCAGTTGCACGGCGAGCTGTACAACGCCGATTACTGGAAAGGCCTGCAAGCGGCCATTCGGGCGGGGAAGGTGATTGATGTGTTCCCGTATCGGCGCAAGGACCTGGATAGCGAATAA